The proteins below come from a single Pradoshia eiseniae genomic window:
- a CDS encoding NAD-dependent epimerase/dehydratase family protein, producing the protein MKIFMIGGTGLLGSEGAKALIKDGHKVSTLSLPPIPKGSILPDGMDIDFGNYLEMTDDEIRQSLEGCDGFVFAAGVDERIPATSPVYEFFKKYNIDPLERFLTIAKECGVKHAVILGSYFSWANRAMPELNLYKHHPYIRSRVDQAEMALSFADDDMNVSVLEIPYVFGSQAGRKPVWVFLVEQIRNMKDATQYPEGGTAMVTIRQVGQAIAGAIRNGVSGNYPVGYYNMQWSEMLSIMHKYMNREDKRIIVIPKEAYISAMQAKGAEERQKGKESGLDTFEFAKVFTSNLFIDKEIIVNQLGVKEDDIDHAIGESVRLSMEILEGKTSVIDMTAV; encoded by the coding sequence ATGAAAATTTTCATGATTGGCGGAACGGGTTTATTAGGTTCAGAAGGAGCAAAAGCGTTAATCAAGGATGGCCATAAGGTTTCTACCTTATCTTTGCCGCCTATTCCAAAGGGAAGCATATTGCCGGATGGAATGGACATCGATTTCGGCAACTACTTAGAGATGACAGATGATGAGATTCGTCAAAGCCTGGAAGGGTGTGATGGGTTTGTCTTTGCAGCTGGCGTGGATGAACGTATTCCGGCAACCTCTCCTGTCTATGAATTTTTTAAGAAATACAATATCGACCCGCTAGAGCGTTTCTTAACTATTGCAAAAGAATGCGGGGTCAAGCATGCGGTTATCCTCGGCTCCTATTTCAGCTGGGCTAATCGGGCCATGCCTGAGCTTAATTTATATAAACATCACCCATACATAAGGAGCCGGGTTGACCAAGCGGAGATGGCCTTATCCTTTGCTGATGATGATATGAATGTATCCGTGCTTGAAATCCCTTATGTATTCGGCAGCCAAGCAGGAAGAAAGCCAGTGTGGGTATTCCTTGTTGAACAGATCAGAAATATGAAGGATGCAACTCAATATCCGGAAGGCGGAACAGCTATGGTGACCATCCGGCAAGTCGGACAGGCGATCGCTGGTGCTATTCGAAACGGGGTAAGTGGCAATTATCCTGTTGGTTACTATAATATGCAATGGTCAGAAATGCTCAGCATCATGCATAAATATATGAACCGTGAGGATAAGAGGATTATCGTCATACCTAAAGAAGCTTATATAAGCGCAATGCAAGCGAAGGGAGCCGAGGAGCGCCAAAAGGGGAAAGAGAGCGGATTGGATACTTTCGAATTTGCGAAAGTGTTTACGAGCAATCTGTTTATCGATAAGGAGATTATCGTGAATCAATTAGGAGTTAAAGAGGATGATATTGATCATGCCATCGGAGAATCCGTACGCCTTTCGATGGAAATTCTCGAAGGCAAAACAAGCGTAATTGATATGACGGCAGTCTAA
- a CDS encoding rhodanese-like domain-containing protein gives MVKTLSQEEFKAGYRKAQLIDVREPNEFDGGHILGARNIPSTQLKMRMKELRKDKPVYLYCQSGMRSTRAAQMLYKNGYRDIYQLDGGFKKWTGKIKSK, from the coding sequence ATGGTGAAGACCTTATCCCAAGAGGAGTTCAAGGCTGGCTACCGTAAAGCCCAGCTGATTGACGTTCGTGAACCAAACGAGTTTGACGGTGGACATATTTTGGGAGCCCGTAACATCCCATCTACCCAGCTGAAAATGCGCATGAAAGAACTGCGCAAGGACAAGCCAGTCTACTTGTACTGCCAAAGCGGAATGAGAAGCACCAGAGCTGCTCAAATGCTGTACAAGAATGGCTACCGCGATATATATCAGCTTGATGGCGGATTCAAGAAATGGACTGGTAAAATTAAAAGCAAATAA
- a CDS encoding DUF1836 domain-containing protein: MNSKYDFMENIGLNENLSLQEIPDIDLYMDQVIQLFENNFKETRRAEGEKILTKTMINNYAKAKVFFPIKNKKYTKRHLILLSLIYQLKGSLSINEIKGILDPLNERIIKDDLSIDWLYETFLKQADKNAGIFTESVEASMNELTESLGAFQRDEEDAEYYEELLAVASLAHMSQLYKRAAESLAAKIESSRTGKEK, translated from the coding sequence ATGAATAGTAAATACGATTTTATGGAGAACATCGGATTGAATGAAAATCTGAGCCTGCAAGAGATACCGGATATTGACTTATATATGGATCAAGTTATTCAGCTATTTGAGAATAACTTTAAAGAGACGAGGCGAGCAGAGGGAGAAAAGATTCTTACCAAGACGATGATTAATAATTATGCGAAGGCAAAGGTGTTTTTCCCGATTAAGAATAAAAAATACACAAAAAGGCACCTGATTTTGCTTAGTCTTATTTATCAGTTGAAGGGCAGCCTTTCCATTAATGAAATTAAGGGGATTCTTGACCCGCTCAATGAGAGGATTATAAAGGATGACCTGTCTATTGACTGGCTGTATGAGACATTCCTAAAGCAAGCTGACAAGAATGCCGGGATTTTTACAGAAAGTGTTGAAGCGAGCATGAACGAACTTACGGAGTCGCTAGGAGCTTTTCAACGGGATGAGGAGGATGCCGAATACTATGAGGAACTTTTGGCTGTAGCCTCCCTAGCCCATATGAGCCAATTGTATAAGCGTGCGGCCGAAAGTCTGGCTGCAAAGATCGAGAGCAGCCGAACAGGCAAGGAAAAATAA
- a CDS encoding vitamin B12-dependent ribonucleotide reductase has translation MNTAVNHKLSVNVERLNKDIANFKQVFPITPDMQKTYKGVSRLVMIDRYSFKDTEKITLANGDFVVLTIKEDPKFPARGLGYIQEIDWEKKKAYVLVEEEYRASLDKHEEIKTGLICKSLDVIEKPLEIYYEQIAKRNAYGLAQVETTEEKRQESFEKFYQQLVKTNFIPAGRVLYGAGSETEVTYFNCYVMPFIKDSREGISEHRKQVMEIMSRGGGVGTNGSTLRPRNALARGVNGKSSGAVSWLDDIAKLTHLVEQGGSRRGAQMIMLADWHPDIIEFIISKMQNPKILRFLMEVSEDETIQKHAQEKLKFTPLTVQEQAMYQGIVNYKSIPGLGGFNEDIIKDAEDKLAKGGNDAVHNPDFLTGANISVCLTKEFMEAVENDAEYELRFPDVESYSPKEMEIYNNEWAECGDVREWEKRGHAVRVYRTVKAKELWNLINICATYSAEPGIFFIDNANDMTNAKSYGQKVVATNPCGEQPLAPYSVCNLAAVNLAEMTDKDAKTVDFNKLKETVKVGVRMQDNVIDATPYFLEENKRQALGERRVGLGVMGLHDMLIYCEKEYGSTDGNELVDRVFETIATAAYEESIELAKEKGSFPFLVGETEEETRALREAFIQSGFMKKMPEHIRQDILEYGIRNSHLLTVAPTGSTGTMVGVSTGLEPYFSFTYFRSGRLGKFIEVKADIVEDYLARNPECDPNNLPSWFVSAMELTPEKHADVQCIIQRWIDSSISKTVNAPKGYSVEQVEKVYERLYKGGAKGGTVYVDGSRDTQVLTLKKEENTDTTEIPAESPKQHVVLVDTINALESTSVTIGSEVGNTCPVCRKGKVEELGGCNTCTNCGAQLKCGL, from the coding sequence TTGAATACTGCTGTTAATCATAAGCTGTCAGTAAATGTCGAAAGATTAAATAAGGATATTGCTAATTTTAAACAGGTGTTTCCGATAACACCCGACATGCAAAAGACATATAAAGGTGTATCAAGACTAGTTATGATCGATCGCTATTCGTTTAAGGACACGGAGAAGATAACCCTTGCCAATGGTGACTTCGTAGTCTTAACGATCAAGGAAGATCCTAAATTCCCAGCCCGCGGACTAGGATATATTCAAGAAATCGATTGGGAAAAGAAAAAGGCTTATGTCCTCGTAGAAGAAGAATACAGAGCTTCCTTGGACAAGCATGAAGAAATCAAAACAGGCTTGATTTGCAAGTCACTTGACGTCATTGAAAAGCCGCTTGAGATTTACTATGAGCAAATTGCGAAACGGAACGCTTATGGTTTGGCACAGGTGGAGACAACGGAAGAAAAGCGTCAGGAATCATTTGAGAAATTCTATCAGCAATTGGTCAAAACGAACTTTATCCCTGCTGGCCGTGTACTATACGGGGCTGGTTCAGAGACGGAGGTAACATACTTCAACTGTTATGTTATGCCTTTCATTAAGGACAGCCGCGAAGGGATTTCAGAACATCGTAAGCAAGTCATGGAAATCATGAGCAGAGGCGGCGGTGTTGGAACAAATGGTTCAACATTGCGTCCGCGTAATGCCCTTGCGCGTGGGGTTAACGGGAAATCCTCCGGTGCAGTTTCATGGCTCGATGATATCGCGAAGTTGACGCATTTGGTCGAGCAAGGCGGCTCTCGCCGCGGCGCGCAAATGATTATGCTCGCTGACTGGCACCCGGATATCATTGAATTCATCATCTCCAAAATGCAGAATCCGAAAATTTTGCGCTTCTTGATGGAGGTATCCGAGGATGAGACGATTCAAAAACATGCCCAAGAGAAGCTGAAATTCACTCCGCTTACAGTGCAAGAACAAGCAATGTATCAAGGAATTGTGAATTATAAGTCGATTCCGGGGCTTGGCGGATTCAATGAAGACATCATTAAAGATGCAGAGGATAAATTAGCAAAGGGCGGTAATGACGCTGTCCATAATCCAGACTTCTTGACTGGAGCGAATATCTCTGTTTGCCTCACGAAAGAATTCATGGAAGCTGTGGAGAATGACGCTGAGTATGAATTGCGCTTCCCAGATGTGGAATCCTACAGCCCGAAAGAAATGGAAATCTACAACAATGAGTGGGCAGAATGCGGAGATGTGCGCGAATGGGAAAAACGTGGACACGCTGTTCGAGTATATCGTACGGTAAAAGCGAAGGAATTATGGAACTTAATCAACATCTGTGCGACTTACTCTGCTGAACCAGGTATTTTCTTTATCGATAATGCGAATGACATGACGAATGCAAAGAGCTACGGACAAAAGGTCGTTGCAACAAACCCTTGCGGTGAGCAGCCTCTTGCTCCTTATTCCGTATGTAATCTGGCAGCAGTCAATTTGGCGGAAATGACGGACAAGGATGCGAAAACGGTTGACTTCAATAAGCTGAAGGAAACGGTTAAGGTCGGTGTTCGCATGCAGGATAACGTCATTGATGCAACACCATATTTCCTTGAAGAGAATAAACGCCAGGCATTGGGCGAAAGACGCGTCGGCCTCGGTGTAATGGGTCTTCATGATATGCTGATCTATTGTGAAAAGGAATATGGTTCAACAGACGGTAATGAGCTTGTTGATCGTGTCTTTGAAACGATTGCTACAGCAGCTTATGAGGAATCCATTGAGCTTGCGAAAGAGAAAGGAAGCTTCCCATTCCTGGTTGGAGAAACAGAGGAAGAAACAAGAGCCTTGCGTGAAGCCTTCATCCAATCTGGTTTCATGAAGAAAATGCCGGAGCATATCCGTCAGGACATTCTTGAATACGGCATCCGAAATTCACATCTTCTGACTGTAGCGCCGACAGGAAGCACAGGAACGATGGTAGGGGTATCAACAGGACTTGAGCCATATTTCTCCTTCACGTATTTCAGAAGCGGACGACTTGGTAAATTTATCGAAGTGAAAGCGGATATTGTAGAAGATTATTTAGCTCGTAACCCAGAATGTGACCCTAATAACTTGCCATCATGGTTCGTATCTGCGATGGAACTGACTCCAGAAAAACATGCGGATGTGCAGTGTATTATCCAGCGTTGGATTGACAGCTCCATCAGTAAGACCGTGAATGCGCCGAAAGGATATTCCGTTGAACAGGTCGAAAAAGTGTACGAGCGTCTTTATAAGGGTGGAGCCAAAGGCGGTACTGTATATGTAGACGGCAGCCGTGACACACAAGTATTGACCTTGAAGAAGGAAGAAAATACGGATACGACTGAAATACCGGCAGAAAGTCCAAAACAGCATGTTGTTCTTGTTGACACAATTAATGCGCTAGAATCAACGAGTGTGACGATTGGAAGCGAAGTCGGCAATACATGCCCTGTGTGCCGAAAAGGGAAGGTTGAGGAGCTAGGCGGCTGCAACACATGCACCAACTGTGGCGCTCAGCTGAAATGTGGCTTGTAA
- a CDS encoding YqhR family membrane protein, with protein MNKNVAEVKQPMSFGMTVSIIGLFAGLFWGAIFQLFTYFNYTEIGPTFVIRSWIKADFAKGWIGVILSLVCLSFISLLFSHLYSALFRKFNSYWLGVGYGIAIWALIFLALRPLFPGMKTVMELSIDTIITTFCLFLLFGLFIGYSISFEYHERELEKKIQAEKKEAQA; from the coding sequence ATGAATAAGAATGTAGCGGAAGTAAAGCAGCCAATGAGTTTTGGAATGACCGTATCCATAATCGGGTTATTCGCCGGTTTATTTTGGGGAGCGATATTTCAATTATTTACGTATTTTAACTATACAGAGATCGGACCAACCTTCGTTATCCGGAGTTGGATTAAGGCGGATTTTGCTAAGGGGTGGATTGGGGTGATTCTTTCGCTTGTTTGCCTTTCTTTCATTTCTCTGCTGTTTTCACATTTGTATTCGGCCTTATTTCGCAAATTTAATTCTTACTGGCTGGGCGTTGGTTACGGAATTGCCATTTGGGCTCTGATTTTTCTCGCTTTGCGCCCGCTTTTTCCGGGAATGAAGACAGTTATGGAACTGTCCATTGATACGATTATTACGACTTTCTGCCTCTTCTTGCTTTTTGGGCTTTTTATCGGGTATTCAATCAGCTTTGAATATCATGAACGGGAATTGGAGAAAAAGATACAGGCAGAAAAAAAGGAAGCTCAGGCATAA
- a CDS encoding DUF1385 domain-containing protein — translation MNTLDNKPVYGGQAVVEGVMFGGKHCTVTTIKRKDGTYDSFSMPRKSHPVLQKLKKIPFIRGIVAIIESSAVGSRHLSFSTDRYDVDPKDDDSIVKEEETSKIGMILGVAAVGILSFIFGKVLFTLIPVFLAAIFQDVAPAKGAQILIEGFFKLALLLLYIYFVSMTPLIKRVFQYHGAEHKVINAFEANKELTVENVRNASRLHYRCGSSFILFTVVVGLFLYMFVPTDPLYARILNRLALIPVVLGVSFEVLQLTNKLRDVPVLKFLGYPGLWLQLLTTKEPNDDQIQTAIISFNTMLEEEIKTEQGLTGEKIV, via the coding sequence GTGAATACATTGGATAACAAACCAGTCTACGGCGGACAGGCTGTCGTAGAAGGTGTCATGTTTGGCGGCAAGCATTGTACCGTGACAACCATCAAGCGGAAGGACGGAACCTATGACTCCTTTTCTATGCCGCGCAAGAGTCACCCAGTCCTTCAAAAGTTAAAAAAAATCCCTTTCATAAGGGGCATTGTGGCAATTATCGAATCAAGCGCTGTCGGTTCAAGGCATCTTTCCTTTTCTACCGACCGATATGATGTAGACCCTAAGGATGACGACAGTATCGTCAAGGAAGAAGAAACCTCTAAGATCGGCATGATTCTCGGTGTCGCCGCTGTCGGGATTCTTTCCTTCATCTTCGGAAAAGTTCTATTCACCCTTATCCCGGTTTTCCTGGCGGCTATTTTTCAAGATGTAGCGCCAGCAAAGGGAGCCCAAATATTAATAGAAGGATTCTTTAAACTAGCTTTATTGCTTTTGTATATTTATTTCGTATCGATGACACCGCTCATCAAGCGCGTATTCCAATATCATGGCGCTGAGCATAAAGTCATTAACGCTTTCGAGGCAAATAAGGAATTGACGGTTGAGAACGTGCGTAATGCCTCGCGTCTTCACTACCGCTGCGGCAGCAGCTTCATTCTTTTTACCGTTGTCGTTGGGTTATTCCTGTATATGTTTGTTCCAACCGACCCCTTATATGCCCGGATCTTAAATCGTCTAGCGTTGATACCCGTTGTTCTCGGTGTATCCTTTGAGGTATTGCAATTGACCAATAAACTTCGCGATGTACCGGTGCTCAAGTTTCTCGGCTATCCGGGGCTTTGGCTTCAGCTTTTGACCACTAAAGAGCCAAATGATGACCAAATCCAAACGGCAATCATTTCCTTCAATACAATGCTAGAAGAAGAAATAAAAACTGAGCAAGGTTTAACCGGAGAGAAAATTGTGTAA
- a CDS encoding SA1362 family protein yields MNRNKSSIIIYVLLGLAVLGLIYTIQFEAVSFIRSVLIGAVVMGIIYLVYKRFIMKGSTGNSGKERQAYQKAAKVSSKKHKQDTMKPRKSRNRHHNTHGLTVISKETFINRPKKKSNIQLTVIEGKKARKKNRALF; encoded by the coding sequence ATGAATCGTAACAAATCATCTATCATCATTTATGTTCTTCTAGGATTAGCGGTACTGGGATTGATTTATACAATACAGTTTGAAGCTGTATCATTCATACGGAGTGTACTTATTGGAGCGGTAGTCATGGGTATTATCTATCTTGTTTACAAGCGATTCATAATGAAGGGCAGCACAGGCAACTCTGGCAAAGAGCGTCAAGCATACCAGAAGGCAGCCAAGGTCTCTTCTAAGAAGCATAAACAAGATACGATGAAACCAAGAAAAAGCAGAAATAGACACCATAATACACATGGATTAACCGTCATCTCAAAAGAGACATTCATCAACAGACCGAAAAAGAAATCAAATATCCAATTGACCGTTATCGAAGGAAAAAAAGCACGCAAGAAAAATCGGGCCCTATTTTAA
- the splB gene encoding spore photoproduct lyase — protein MKPFIPQLVYFEPKAMEYPLGRELYEKFQGMPNVEIRQTTSHNQIRDLPGDTELQKYRVAKSTMVVGLRKTLKFDTSKPSAEYAIPLATGCMGHCHYCYLQTTLGSKPYIRVYVNLEEIFDKALTYIGERAPEITRFEAACTSDIVGIDHLTHSLKKAINFFGETELGRLRFVTKFHHVDHLLDARHNGHTSFRFSINSRYVIKNFEPGTSTFDQRLEAARKVASAGYHLGFIVAPIYMHEGWEEGYSELFERLKKALGDYADAPLYFELIQHRFTKPAKKVIEARYPKSKLEMDESKRKYKWGKYGIGKYVYPDDEAAHLKEHIEGAIHSHFPQAEIKYFT, from the coding sequence ATGAAGCCATTTATACCGCAATTGGTTTATTTTGAGCCAAAGGCCATGGAATATCCATTAGGCCGTGAATTATATGAAAAATTTCAAGGGATGCCGAATGTGGAAATACGGCAAACAACCTCTCATAATCAAATCAGGGATCTTCCTGGTGATACAGAGCTTCAAAAATATCGGGTCGCTAAATCAACCATGGTAGTGGGACTTCGGAAAACCTTGAAATTCGACACGTCAAAGCCATCCGCCGAATATGCCATCCCGCTGGCAACCGGCTGCATGGGGCATTGCCATTATTGTTATTTGCAGACAACGCTTGGCAGCAAGCCGTATATCCGCGTTTATGTCAATCTTGAAGAAATCTTTGACAAAGCGCTCACCTATATAGGTGAACGTGCTCCTGAGATTACGCGCTTTGAGGCGGCCTGTACTTCAGATATTGTGGGGATTGATCATTTGACACATTCCTTGAAGAAGGCGATTAATTTTTTCGGGGAAACCGAGCTTGGGCGTTTACGGTTCGTAACAAAATTCCATCATGTCGACCATTTATTGGATGCGCGGCATAACGGGCATACGAGTTTCCGTTTTTCCATCAATTCTCGCTATGTCATCAAGAATTTCGAGCCAGGCACGTCTACCTTTGACCAAAGGCTTGAGGCGGCGAGGAAGGTGGCTTCGGCCGGCTATCATTTAGGGTTTATTGTGGCGCCAATTTATATGCATGAAGGCTGGGAGGAAGGGTACTCCGAATTATTTGAGCGGCTAAAAAAGGCGCTAGGTGATTATGCGGACGCTCCCCTATATTTTGAGCTGATTCAGCATCGTTTCACGAAGCCTGCCAAAAAGGTCATTGAGGCAAGATATCCGAAATCAAAGCTGGAAATGGATGAATCCAAAAGGAAATATAAATGGGGAAAATATGGAATAGGCAAATACGTCTATCCGGATGATGAGGCGGCCCATTTAAAGGAGCATATAGAAGGAGCTATCCATTCCCATTTCCCACAGGCTGAAATAAAATACTTCACATAA
- a CDS encoding Na+/H+ antiporter: protein MDLLLSIIVLLVLLLVSNIVSHYLPMIPTALTQIALGILFAVFVEEISFELDTEWFLLLFVAPLLFNDGRRFPRDELWKMRWPILANAFILVFLTTIIGGYFIHWLIPSIPLAAAFALAAILSPTDPVAVNGIAERIYLPPIILRLVRGESLINDASGLIAFNYAVAAVVTGYFSLNEAALDFLYVVTVGAVSGIIVGLLLVGLRKSLRRQGIVDVTFYSLLQLVTPFIIYYAAEAFLHASGVIAVVAAGIIHSSIKERAGIRNADEQVVTEHMWSIILFVLNGVVFLLLGLSIPSAMKETVENPAISNWLIIGYILSIGFVIMVIRMIWTYCYMGLEYILSKEGSAKPSLKVSVLTGLTGVRGAITMAGVLSLPYFVASGDLFPERSLTIMLAGGVILLTLLAAAILLPMFSKSESTMSSDTPSFERYKIRLLRAAVERIEEETTKDNQDAAFELISEYKRLIEQIRYDNKEDKRIREMEEELMEYRLLGLRAERKYLRECVNQGEVSQDIINRILKSLDFREEVLAHSLLSKVTFLLGQIKRKSGYTDRVTANEHNQYAQMQELQIKAANAAIEKLAGIRAESGDTESIKIVIGEYERFIERWKDTRTDNMRTRMKLDEQKEELRFKALEVERSTIQGMYEEGQINRETAKKLRRFINDVESLLLQETEE from the coding sequence ATGGATTTATTATTATCGATTATTGTTCTGTTAGTGCTTTTATTAGTCTCAAATATTGTAAGTCATTATTTGCCGATGATTCCGACCGCATTGACGCAGATCGCGCTCGGAATTTTGTTTGCCGTTTTTGTGGAGGAGATATCATTCGAACTGGATACGGAATGGTTTTTACTCTTATTTGTTGCACCGCTTCTATTTAATGATGGACGTCGCTTTCCAAGGGATGAACTTTGGAAGATGAGGTGGCCTATCTTGGCAAATGCGTTCATTCTTGTATTTCTTACAACCATCATCGGGGGGTATTTCATTCATTGGCTTATTCCTTCGATCCCGCTTGCGGCGGCTTTTGCGCTTGCGGCTATTCTCTCTCCGACTGACCCGGTAGCTGTAAATGGCATTGCTGAAAGAATTTATTTGCCTCCAATTATATTGAGGCTTGTCAGAGGAGAGTCACTAATTAATGATGCCTCAGGACTGATTGCATTCAACTACGCGGTGGCGGCAGTCGTTACGGGGTATTTTTCTTTAAATGAGGCAGCCCTTGATTTCCTGTATGTTGTAACAGTTGGTGCCGTCTCTGGGATTATCGTCGGCTTATTGCTCGTTGGCTTGCGCAAGTCTTTGCGAAGACAAGGAATTGTAGACGTAACCTTCTATTCTCTTCTTCAGCTTGTAACACCCTTTATCATTTACTATGCGGCTGAGGCTTTCCTGCATGCATCCGGTGTGATAGCGGTTGTGGCTGCTGGTATCATCCATTCGAGCATTAAGGAAAGGGCAGGAATCCGCAATGCCGATGAGCAAGTGGTGACAGAGCATATGTGGTCCATTATCCTATTTGTCTTGAATGGAGTCGTGTTCCTTTTGCTTGGTTTAAGCATTCCTTCTGCGATGAAGGAGACAGTGGAAAATCCGGCAATCAGCAATTGGCTCATTATCGGCTATATATTGTCAATAGGATTTGTCATCATGGTGATAAGGATGATTTGGACATATTGCTATATGGGGCTTGAATATATTCTTTCTAAGGAAGGATCAGCAAAGCCGAGTCTTAAGGTCAGTGTCTTAACAGGCTTGACAGGGGTAAGGGGAGCCATCACGATGGCGGGTGTACTATCACTTCCATATTTCGTAGCTTCAGGCGACTTATTTCCTGAGCGATCCTTGACCATCATGCTTGCTGGAGGGGTAATTCTGTTGACCTTACTGGCGGCTGCAATTCTGCTGCCAATGTTTAGCAAGAGTGAATCCACGATGTCTTCTGATACTCCCTCATTTGAACGATATAAGATTAGGCTCTTACGGGCAGCGGTTGAGAGGATTGAAGAAGAAACGACAAAGGATAATCAGGATGCGGCATTTGAATTGATTAGTGAATATAAACGGCTGATTGAGCAAATCCGATATGATAACAAGGAAGATAAGCGAATCAGGGAGATGGAGGAAGAATTGATGGAATATCGTCTCCTTGGATTGAGGGCAGAGCGTAAATATTTGCGTGAATGCGTAAACCAAGGCGAGGTGAGTCAGGATATTATCAACCGGATTTTGAAGTCGCTTGATTTCCGCGAGGAAGTGCTGGCCCATAGTCTATTATCTAAGGTGACTTTTTTATTAGGGCAGATAAAGAGGAAATCCGGTTATACGGATAGGGTTACGGCTAACGAGCATAATCAGTATGCCCAAATGCAGGAGCTGCAAATAAAAGCGGCTAATGCGGCTATAGAAAAGCTTGCCGGAATAAGGGCGGAGAGCGGGGACACAGAAAGCATCAAAATAGTCATTGGGGAGTATGAACGCTTTATTGAAAGGTGGAAAGACACCCGAACGGATAATATGAGGACGAGAATGAAGCTTGATGAGCAGAAAGAGGAGCTCCGTTTTAAGGCATTGGAGGTTGAACGGTCTACCATTCAAGGGATGTATGAGGAAGGTCAGATTAACCGGGAGACTGCCAAGAAATTACGTCGTTTTATCAATGATGTAGAAAGTCTCCTCCTGCAAGAAACAGAAGAATAA
- a CDS encoding patatin-like phospholipase family protein, producing MYIDGVFCGGGIKGFALIGAIMELEQQGYAFKRVAGTSAGSIIAGFLAAGYSGAEIKLLMDDIELSRLLETKKRIRFPFARWLKLYWTMGLYKGDALECWIKETLEKKGIRTFGDLPDKQLRIIASDLSNGRMLILPDDLAAYNIDPLQFPVAKAIRMSCSIPFFFEPIKLKTVGEKYIIVDGGVLSNFPMWLFDQDNVKSIRPVLGLNLVYEKTGKEPEEINNAIGLFSSLFETMRNAHDSRYISRKFVKNIIFIPVKDANFIEFSLTNEQRTGLIESGRNAAALFIKQWTHRIKKKKID from the coding sequence TTGTACATAGACGGGGTTTTTTGCGGCGGCGGTATAAAAGGATTTGCCCTCATTGGAGCCATTATGGAGCTCGAACAGCAGGGGTATGCCTTTAAGCGTGTTGCAGGTACAAGTGCAGGCTCCATTATTGCGGGTTTTCTTGCAGCTGGGTACAGCGGGGCTGAGATTAAGCTGCTGATGGATGATATAGAGCTCAGCAGGCTCTTGGAAACAAAGAAAAGGATTCGTTTTCCTTTTGCGCGCTGGCTAAAATTATATTGGACGATGGGACTATATAAAGGAGATGCTTTAGAGTGCTGGATTAAGGAAACCCTTGAAAAAAAGGGCATTCGCACCTTTGGCGACCTGCCTGATAAACAGCTGCGTATCATTGCCTCAGACCTGTCGAATGGCCGTATGCTCATATTGCCGGATGATCTAGCTGCCTATAATATTGATCCGTTGCAATTCCCTGTTGCAAAAGCGATTCGCATGAGCTGTTCCATTCCCTTTTTCTTTGAACCCATTAAATTAAAAACAGTCGGGGAAAAATATATCATTGTCGATGGAGGGGTTTTATCAAACTTTCCGATGTGGTTATTTGACCAAGATAATGTAAAATCCATCAGGCCGGTTTTGGGACTTAATTTAGTATATGAGAAGACAGGTAAGGAACCGGAGGAAATTAATAATGCAATCGGCCTGTTCTCCTCCTTATTTGAAACTATGCGCAATGCCCATGACTCGCGTTACATCTCTCGCAAATTCGTCAAAAATATTATTTTCATCCCGGTGAAGGATGCGAATTTTATAGAGTTTTCTCTAACAAATGAGCAGAGAACGGGCTTGATTGAGAGCGGGCGCAATGCAGCAGCTCTGTTCATTAAGCAATGGACGCATCGAATTAAGAAAAAGAAAATTGATTAA